The Moraxella osloensis genome contains a region encoding:
- a CDS encoding IS701 family transposase, translated as MIRRIKHASTATCTLPIYMGFLMTEPNSISCTQLAETYNISHDSVNRFLEREDYTPHDLYQEAIQHIDNNKLIVSIDDTVLDKPYSQHMDLVSYFWSGKHHRSVKGINLITLYATDQNGQNIPINFRIYDKSESKTKNDYFMDMLSEVLSWGAKIQFITGDSWYSSTGNLKTIRKYGIRFMFGIDCNRKVSPEKGQWFQLRLLPNFHQGQVVWLKDFGFVQLFKTQLKEQQRFYIVHQDEDDLLSFEGFHELHSSHWKIEQYHRVIKQVCHIEKFQVRRSKLILNHIFSALMAYVEIQKNQFERIFENVYRWQKKLFRPVIKNFIDDFILDKNHLLPQRIYK; from the coding sequence GTGATCAGACGAATTAAACATGCTTCTACAGCAACTTGTACATTACCCATTTATATGGGCTTTCTCATGACAGAACCGAACTCTATTAGCTGCACACAACTTGCCGAGACTTATAACATCTCGCATGATAGTGTAAATCGCTTTCTAGAACGTGAAGACTACACACCTCACGACCTATATCAAGAAGCAATTCAACATATTGATAATAATAAACTTATAGTCAGTATTGATGATACTGTTTTAGATAAACCCTATAGTCAACATATGGACTTGGTTAGCTATTTTTGGTCAGGCAAACACCACCGATCCGTCAAGGGTATTAATCTCATTACCTTGTATGCGACAGATCAGAATGGTCAAAATATTCCAATTAATTTCCGAATTTATGACAAATCTGAAAGTAAAACCAAGAATGATTACTTTATGGATATGTTAAGTGAAGTACTCAGTTGGGGTGCAAAGATTCAATTTATTACAGGTGATAGTTGGTATTCATCGACTGGAAATCTAAAAACCATAAGAAAATATGGTATTCGATTTATGTTTGGTATCGACTGTAACCGTAAGGTTTCCCCAGAAAAAGGACAATGGTTTCAACTGCGTTTATTGCCAAATTTCCATCAGGGTCAAGTGGTCTGGCTCAAAGATTTTGGCTTTGTACAATTATTTAAGACTCAGTTAAAAGAACAGCAGAGGTTTTATATTGTGCATCAAGATGAAGATGATTTATTGTCCTTTGAGGGTTTTCATGAATTACATTCAAGTCATTGGAAAATAGAGCAATATCACCGGGTGATTAAACAGGTTTGTCATATTGAAAAGTTTCAAGTAAGACGATCTAAACTGATTTTGAATCATATTTTTTCAGCCTTGATGGCCTACGTCGAGATACAAAAGAACCAGTTTGAGCGGATCTTTGAAAATGTATATCGTTGGCAGAAGAAATTATTTAGACCAGTTATCAAAAACTTCATTGATGACTTTATTCTCGATAAAAATCATCTGCTACCACAGAGAATCTATAAATAA
- a CDS encoding RNA-guided endonuclease InsQ/TnpB family protein produces MKTLKLRIRDKHTAKLNRLSGLVNFVWNYVNDLSYKHLQKTGKFFSAYDLNEYTKGSGELLGLHSQTIQAINETHAKSRRQFKKAKLNWRTNNPKSKRKSLGWLPFKQSAIKHIATHQTGKKGLKSTLQLSLAKGQKLIIDLWDSYNLSLYQINTLEVVQDSRNRWYACITVKDYPKQSCGTGSVGIDLGLKDSATASNGDKLTIKQTLKYAKQLAIAQRSNNKKRIKAIHAKIKNTRQDLIHKFTTQLVKDNALIVVGDIQSNQFNSKKGKLAKSVYDAGWFELKRQLTYKCENAGCRFEIVNERYTTQRCSCCGEITANSPKGRKSLGIREWICASCGTWHDRDINASKNILAVGLNRLVEGIPLL; encoded by the coding sequence ATGAAAACACTCAAGCTACGCATACGAGATAAACACACAGCAAAGCTTAACCGTCTAAGCGGTTTAGTGAATTTCGTATGGAACTATGTGAATGACTTGAGTTACAAGCATCTGCAAAAGACTGGCAAGTTCTTTAGTGCTTACGACCTAAACGAATACACCAAAGGTAGCGGTGAACTACTTGGCTTACACAGTCAGACTATCCAAGCCATCAATGAAACCCACGCCAAATCGCGTCGCCAATTCAAAAAAGCCAAACTAAACTGGCGAACCAATAACCCAAAATCAAAGCGTAAAAGCTTGGGTTGGCTACCGTTTAAACAATCTGCCATCAAACACATCGCCACACACCAAACAGGTAAAAAAGGCTTAAAATCCACCTTACAGCTTAGTTTAGCCAAAGGACAAAAGCTAATCATCGACCTATGGGACAGCTACAACCTTAGCCTATATCAAATTAACACCCTTGAGGTCGTCCAAGACAGCCGTAACCGTTGGTATGCCTGTATCACAGTCAAAGACTATCCCAAACAATCATGCGGAACGGGTAGCGTAGGCATTGACTTAGGGCTTAAAGACAGTGCTACCGCCTCAAACGGTGACAAGCTAACCATTAAGCAAACGCTAAAATATGCAAAACAATTAGCTATAGCCCAACGCTCAAACAACAAAAAACGTATCAAGGCTATCCATGCCAAAATCAAAAACACACGCCAAGACCTGATACACAAATTCACCACCCAATTAGTCAAAGACAATGCCCTAATCGTGGTCGGTGATATTCAGAGTAATCAATTTAACAGTAAAAAAGGCAAACTCGCCAAATCGGTTTACGATGCAGGCTGGTTTGAACTAAAACGACAACTGACCTATAAGTGCGAGAACGCAGGTTGTCGTTTTGAAATCGTGAATGAGAGATACACGACCCAGCGATGTTCGTGTTGCGGTGAAATCACCGCCAATAGTCCGAAAGGTAGAAAATCGCTTGGAATAAGAGAATGGATATGTGCTTCGTGTGGCACATGGCATGATAGAGATATCAATGCCAGTAAGAACATTCTTGCGGTCGGGCTTAACCGTCTTGTAGAAGGAATCCCCTTGCTTTAG
- a CDS encoding TetR/AcrR family transcriptional regulator, translating into MTKRQTKPAEVRIDELMNAAQTLFLAKGVEATTISEIIASVGVAKGTFYHYFESKQHIVEALKKRYIDFFIAALDTAVATCDAEDWVSQFKVWVSANIQTYLESYAVHDIVFGAHHHERKNNEKNMILEQLLQILNGGQQAGIWHLEQPRLTALLIYSGVHGVADEAIANQLHDSTDFSQQIALQYLKMLHHDG; encoded by the coding sequence GTGACAAAACGCCAAACCAAGCCAGCAGAAGTCCGAATTGATGAGCTGATGAATGCTGCACAAACGCTTTTTTTAGCAAAAGGTGTGGAAGCTACCACCATTAGCGAAATTATTGCCAGTGTGGGCGTTGCTAAAGGGACTTTTTATCATTACTTTGAATCGAAACAGCATATTGTTGAAGCCTTAAAAAAACGTTATATCGATTTTTTTATCGCGGCCTTAGACACGGCAGTTGCAACATGTGATGCTGAAGATTGGGTCAGTCAATTTAAGGTTTGGGTCTCGGCCAATATACAAACCTACCTCGAAAGTTATGCAGTGCATGATATTGTTTTTGGTGCACATCACCATGAACGTAAAAATAATGAAAAAAATATGATATTGGAACAATTGCTGCAAATCTTAAATGGAGGGCAGCAGGCGGGTATTTGGCATTTAGAACAGCCAAGATTGACTGCGTTATTGATTTATTCTGGTGTACATGGGGTTGCAGATGAAGCAATTGCCAATCAACTGCACGATAGCACAGATTTTTCTCAGCAAATTGCGCTGCAATATTTAAAAATGCTCCATCATGATGGCTAA
- a CDS encoding DUF2789 family protein, with protein MTQTRPRMTKLFEQLGLASTEEAIAKFIESHQLAGDVFLTQAIFWTDAQRHFLEEKLHSDGEWTTVIDQLNESLHENSVK; from the coding sequence ATGACTCAAACACGTCCAAGAATGACCAAATTATTTGAACAGCTTGGTTTAGCTTCTACTGAAGAAGCAATTGCAAAATTCATAGAGAGCCATCAGCTAGCTGGAGATGTTTTTTTAACACAAGCAATTTTTTGGACTGATGCTCAACGTCATTTTTTAGAAGAAAAACTACACTCTGATGGTGAATGGACGACAGTGATTGATCAATTAAATGAGTCTTTACATGAAAATTCAGTAAAATAA
- a CDS encoding DUF6691 family protein, which produces MRKEIVLLISAICGLVFGTGLIVSDMANPKTVQSFLDLAGEWNPALMFVMVGALIVATIGFNLSRLKKTSLSGAPFPPIRRGIDKRLAIGSMIFGVGWGIAGICPAPAVVLMGMGIWQGVVFFVAMLVGMGMVIAFDKTQSA; this is translated from the coding sequence ATGCGAAAAGAAATTGTGTTATTGATTAGTGCTATCTGTGGGTTGGTTTTTGGTACGGGTTTGATTGTCAGTGATATGGCAAACCCAAAAACCGTGCAAAGCTTTCTTGACCTTGCAGGTGAGTGGAATCCTGCATTGATGTTTGTGATGGTTGGCGCGCTCATTGTCGCCACCATCGGTTTTAACTTAAGTCGCTTAAAAAAGACCAGTCTATCGGGTGCGCCGTTTCCACCGATTCGCCGCGGTATTGATAAGCGCTTGGCGATTGGGTCGATGATATTTGGTGTCGGTTGGGGCATCGCTGGTATCTGCCCTGCCCCTGCGGTGGTGCTCATGGGCATGGGCATCTGGCAAGGGGTGGTGTTTTTTGTCGCCATGCTAGTGGGTATGGGCATGGTGATAGCGTTTGATAAAACCCAATCTGCTTAG
- the hemL gene encoding glutamate-1-semialdehyde 2,1-aminomutase, translating into MNSNNSNNTTTNQLLFKQAKAHIPGGVNSPVRAFAGVGGTPVFISRARGSKMYDTEGKPYIDYVGSWGPMILGHAHPHIIEAVKNAADDGLSFGAPTTFETTVADKICELIPSVELIRMTSSGTEATMSAIRLARGYTGRDKIVKFEGCYHGHSDSLLVKAGSGMLDIGEPSSKGVPADFAKHTITIRYNDPQAIKDCFAQFGNDIACVIVEPIAGNMNMIVPTQEFHDTLRAECTAHGAVLVFDEVMTGFRVGLQSAQAYFGITPDLTTFGKIIGAGLPVGAFGGKREIMECIAPLGGVYQAGTLSGNPLAMRAGIAMFDLLTAEGFYDALSEKVVYLTDNLERLAKDAGIGFKTTRCGGMFGMFFTDSDTLPQNFDEVCQCDAQKFATFFHGMLDRGVYLAPSAFEAAFISSEHSQEDLDATLQAAKEVFAIMAKA; encoded by the coding sequence ATGAATTCAAATAACTCAAATAACACGACAACCAACCAACTACTGTTTAAACAAGCCAAAGCCCATATCCCTGGCGGTGTAAATTCACCTGTGCGGGCATTTGCAGGCGTGGGGGGTACGCCTGTCTTTATCAGCCGTGCCCGTGGCAGCAAAATGTATGATACCGAAGGCAAACCCTACATAGATTATGTGGGCTCATGGGGACCGATGATTTTGGGTCATGCGCACCCCCATATTATCGAAGCGGTCAAAAATGCGGCAGATGACGGGTTAAGCTTTGGCGCGCCCACCACGTTTGAGACCACGGTGGCGGACAAAATCTGCGAATTGATTCCCAGTGTTGAATTAATCCGTATGACCAGCTCAGGCACTGAAGCTACCATGTCCGCCATTCGTCTAGCACGTGGCTATACAGGGCGCGACAAAATTGTCAAATTTGAAGGTTGTTATCACGGTCATAGCGACAGTCTGCTGGTCAAAGCGGGTTCAGGCATGTTAGATATCGGTGAACCAAGCTCAAAAGGCGTCCCTGCCGATTTTGCCAAACATACTATCACCATTCGTTACAATGATCCGCAAGCCATCAAAGACTGCTTTGCGCAATTTGGCAATGACATCGCTTGTGTGATTGTCGAGCCTATCGCCGGCAACATGAACATGATTGTACCCACGCAAGAATTTCACGATACCTTGCGTGCTGAGTGTACCGCGCATGGCGCTGTGCTAGTTTTCGATGAAGTGATGACTGGGTTTAGGGTTGGCTTACAGTCAGCGCAAGCCTATTTTGGTATCACACCAGATTTGACCACGTTTGGTAAAATCATCGGTGCAGGTCTGCCAGTCGGGGCATTTGGTGGTAAACGTGAGATTATGGAATGTATCGCGCCGTTAGGCGGTGTGTATCAAGCAGGCACCTTATCAGGCAATCCACTGGCGATGCGTGCCGGTATTGCCATGTTTGATTTGCTCACGGCTGAGGGTTTTTATGACGCATTAAGTGAAAAAGTCGTTTATTTGACGGATAATCTTGAACGGTTGGCGAAGGATGCGGGTATTGGCTTTAAAACCACGCGCTGTGGCGGTATGTTTGGGATGTTTTTTACTGATAGCGATACATTGCCACAAAACTTTGACGAGGTGTGCCAATGCGATGCGCAAAAATTCGCGACCTTCTTCCACGGTATGCTCGATCGCGGTGTGTATCTTGCGCCATCCGCCTTTGAGGCAGCCTTTATAAGTAGTGAGCATTCGCAAGAAGACTTGGATGCCACGTTGCAAGCGGCAAAAGAAGTCTTTGCGATAATGGCGAAAGCATAA
- a CDS encoding YqfO family protein, with translation MYKLTTYIPTDYLEPVKQALFDAGAGQIGNYQYCCWQVLGTGQFMPLAGNQAFIGTTNQLQTIEEWRVEIVVADARIKAVVQALKQAHPYETPAYDVLKLEDI, from the coding sequence ATGTATAAACTCACCACATACATACCGACCGATTATCTTGAGCCTGTCAAACAAGCCTTGTTTGACGCAGGGGCAGGGCAGATTGGCAATTATCAGTATTGCTGTTGGCAGGTGTTGGGTACAGGACAGTTTATGCCATTGGCAGGCAATCAAGCCTTTATTGGTACCACCAATCAATTACAAACAATCGAAGAATGGCGAGTTGAGATAGTGGTTGCAGATGCGCGCATCAAAGCGGTGGTGCAAGCCTTAAAACAGGCACACCCGTATGAGACCCCCGCTTATGATGTGCTAAAGCTTGAAGATATTTAA
- a CDS encoding IS1 family transposase, which yields MRITLEIKCPACLSDSIKKNGTKVDGKQNYQCKICRRQFIGDHALSYQGCHSGIKTKILHLMVRGSGVRDIAEIERVSIGKVLRTLSQSKYQLRAQQSHYETLEVDEFWTFVGHKQNKQWLIYAYHRETGEIVAYVWGNRDLATAKRLKLKLKQLGVSYTCISSDHWDSFVTTFKECKQLIGKFFTVGIEGNNCRLRHRIRRGFRRSCNFSKKLENHFKAFDLVFFYINNGFV from the coding sequence ATGCGAATAACTCTAGAAATCAAGTGTCCAGCCTGCCTAAGTGACAGTATAAAGAAAAATGGCACAAAAGTAGATGGTAAGCAAAATTACCAATGTAAAATATGCAGACGTCAATTTATTGGTGATCATGCTCTCAGTTATCAAGGCTGTCACTCAGGTATCAAAACCAAAATATTACACCTCATGGTGCGAGGCAGTGGTGTCAGGGATATAGCAGAAATTGAAAGAGTAAGTATCGGTAAAGTTCTACGGACACTTAGCCAATCAAAATATCAACTTCGAGCACAGCAAAGTCATTATGAAACCCTTGAAGTAGATGAGTTTTGGACTTTTGTTGGTCATAAGCAAAATAAACAATGGCTAATTTATGCCTATCATCGAGAAACAGGTGAAATTGTTGCTTATGTATGGGGTAACCGAGATTTAGCCACTGCAAAACGACTTAAATTAAAATTGAAGCAGTTAGGTGTAAGCTATACATGTATATCAAGTGACCATTGGGATAGCTTTGTTACGACCTTTAAAGAATGCAAACAGTTGATTGGTAAATTTTTCACTGTGGGTATAGAAGGCAATAATTGTCGATTACGGCATCGAATCAGGCGAGGCTTTAGGAGAAGCTGCAACTTCTCCAAAAAGCTTGAAAATCATTTCAAAGCCTTTGATTTAGTGTTCTTTTATATCAATAATGGATTCGTTTAA
- a CDS encoding alkyl/aryl-sulfatase gives MKVKFLTVSLMFILPFSVFAANGQVEKAVIESNNAYKTKYNLDDMTEFNYAQKGFIAKPTGQIKSEKGNVIWDFDAFNFLNDPAPNTVNPALWRQAKLNNNVGLFKVTDRVWQIRGFDLANMTIIQGDTGWIIVDTLTSKETAEAALKFARQHLGEQKISAIIFTHSHIDHFGGALGVLSTEEINARKTPIIAPQGFMEEATSENLMAGSAMIRRATYMYGTFLPKNAEGLVDTGLGKAVAVGKMGILEPTQLITQAEQKMSIDGLDFVFYNVPGSEAPAELTFSIPSLKLYNGAEILSHTMHNLYTLRGAKVRDALKWVGYLDQAMQHAKASDVLIAQHHWPVWGNDNIQDFIKTQRDVYKFTHDQTVRYMNSGFNGAEIAEKIQLPAALDQKLYAHGYYGTLKHNVKAIYQYYMGWFDAHPSNLDPLPPKAVAKKYIELAGGENNALKNARDAYAQADYRWAAEILKHIVLNNPQNQQAKDLLANTYRQLGYAAEASTWRNFFLVGAQELQNNVPMENTSDPSDLLIHTPTERFLEAMATNLDVENLKNENQCINLVLSDTQENFSLWVENSIMQFKRHDDSKDLASDCPTLTVTKPLYLKMITGQIEGVKVLLSKDSKVKGNPLKIGKFFAMFKRPDSIFPIVTRPNG, from the coding sequence ATGAAAGTTAAATTTTTAACGGTTTCATTGATGTTTATTTTGCCATTTTCTGTTTTTGCAGCAAATGGACAAGTCGAAAAAGCGGTCATTGAATCAAATAATGCGTATAAAACCAAATATAATTTAGACGATATGACAGAGTTTAATTATGCGCAAAAAGGCTTTATTGCCAAGCCAACAGGTCAAATTAAAAGTGAAAAAGGCAATGTGATCTGGGATTTTGATGCGTTTAATTTTTTAAATGATCCAGCACCAAATACTGTTAATCCTGCACTATGGCGACAAGCAAAGCTCAACAATAATGTTGGTCTATTTAAAGTGACAGATCGAGTTTGGCAAATTCGTGGTTTTGATTTGGCAAATATGACCATTATTCAGGGTGATACTGGCTGGATTATTGTGGATACATTAACCTCTAAAGAAACGGCTGAAGCAGCACTTAAATTTGCTAGGCAGCATTTAGGTGAGCAAAAAATTTCAGCCATTATCTTTACCCATAGCCATATCGATCATTTTGGTGGTGCATTAGGCGTTCTTTCTACAGAAGAAATTAACGCTAGAAAAACCCCAATTATTGCGCCACAAGGCTTTATGGAAGAAGCGACCAGTGAAAATTTGATGGCAGGTTCAGCCATGATACGTCGTGCGACCTATATGTATGGAACCTTTTTACCAAAGAATGCTGAAGGATTGGTGGATACAGGTTTAGGTAAGGCTGTTGCTGTTGGGAAAATGGGAATCCTTGAGCCTACACAACTGATCACCCAAGCAGAACAGAAAATGAGCATTGATGGCTTGGATTTTGTGTTTTATAACGTGCCGGGTTCAGAAGCGCCAGCAGAGTTAACCTTCTCTATCCCATCACTGAAACTTTATAATGGCGCAGAAATTCTTTCGCATACCATGCATAATCTTTATACCCTCCGCGGTGCCAAAGTCCGTGATGCCTTAAAATGGGTAGGCTATTTAGACCAAGCAATGCAGCATGCCAAAGCATCCGATGTATTGATTGCACAACATCATTGGCCTGTCTGGGGCAATGACAATATTCAAGATTTTATTAAAACCCAGCGAGATGTTTATAAGTTCACACATGATCAGACGGTGAGATATATGAACTCTGGTTTTAATGGTGCTGAAATTGCCGAGAAAATTCAGCTTCCAGCGGCACTTGATCAAAAGCTATATGCGCATGGCTATTATGGAACCTTAAAGCATAATGTAAAAGCGATATACCAATACTATATGGGATGGTTCGATGCTCATCCTTCCAATTTAGATCCATTACCGCCTAAAGCTGTTGCAAAAAAATATATTGAGTTGGCAGGTGGGGAGAATAATGCATTAAAAAATGCGCGGGATGCCTATGCTCAAGCTGACTATAGATGGGCTGCCGAGATTTTAAAACATATTGTGTTGAATAACCCTCAAAACCAACAAGCAAAAGACTTATTGGCAAATACGTATCGTCAATTGGGCTATGCTGCTGAGGCTTCAACTTGGCGTAATTTCTTTTTGGTGGGTGCTCAAGAGCTACAAAATAATGTACCTATGGAAAATACATCTGATCCGAGTGATTTATTGATTCACACGCCAACTGAAAGATTTCTTGAAGCCATGGCGACAAATTTAGATGTGGAAAATTTAAAAAATGAAAACCAGTGTATCAATCTGGTTTTGTCGGATACCCAAGAGAATTTTTCATTATGGGTTGAAAACTCAATCATGCAGTTTAAACGTCATGATGACAGTAAAGATTTGGCATCGGATTGCCCAACATTAACCGTAACCAAGCCCTTATATCTAAAAATGATTACAGGTCAAATAGAAGGGGTAAAAGTCCTACTTTCGAAAGACAGTAAAGTCAAAGGCAATCCATTGAAAATTGGAAAATTCTTTGCCATGTTTAAACGTCCAGATTCGATTTTCCCAATTGTGACTCGACCAAATGGTTAG
- a CDS encoding serine aminopeptidase domain-containing protein, with protein sequence MSNLTLKTPSALASAPTQQTIQIATKHPATLAATVFRPDTVKAAVMIAPATGIKRQFYQNFAQYLMEHGYGVISYDNEDIGESMQGDLKHSNASLISWGRYDMTAVLDRLIQEFPNTTYHLVGHSAGGQLFGLMPNHHKFTSVFNVACSSGRIRNMAMPYRAKAMWFMDVFIPVSNVVFGYTQSSKIGMGEDLPKNVAKQWRDWCNGAGYIKTAFGKTVKTHYYNEVNLPAMWVNAPDDDIANDKNVADMIRVFPNMQATTQTLKPKDYGLQHIGHMKFFSRQNQLLWQQTLDWLHQHG encoded by the coding sequence ATGTCAAATCTAACGCTAAAAACACCGTCAGCATTAGCCTCAGCCCCTACGCAGCAAACCATTCAAATAGCCACCAAACACCCTGCCACACTGGCGGCGACGGTGTTTCGTCCTGATACGGTTAAAGCAGCAGTGATGATTGCGCCCGCAACAGGTATCAAACGCCAGTTTTATCAAAATTTTGCGCAGTATTTGATGGAGCATGGCTATGGCGTCATTAGCTATGACAATGAAGATATTGGCGAGTCGATGCAAGGCGACCTCAAGCACTCTAATGCGTCACTGATTAGTTGGGGACGCTACGATATGACTGCGGTGCTTGATAGGCTGATTCAAGAGTTTCCCAATACCACCTATCATCTGGTCGGTCATAGCGCGGGCGGTCAATTATTTGGTTTGATGCCCAATCATCACAAGTTCACATCCGTGTTTAACGTTGCCTGTTCGTCTGGGCGAATCCGTAATATGGCGATGCCGTATCGTGCCAAAGCCATGTGGTTTATGGATGTATTTATTCCTGTGTCCAATGTGGTGTTTGGCTATACCCAATCAAGCAAAATTGGCATGGGCGAAGACTTGCCCAAAAATGTCGCCAAACAGTGGCGAGATTGGTGCAATGGCGCAGGCTATATCAAAACCGCCTTCGGTAAAACAGTGAAAACCCACTATTACAATGAGGTTAACTTGCCTGCTATGTGGGTGAATGCGCCCGATGATGATATTGCCAATGATAAGAATGTCGCCGATATGATTCGGGTGTTTCCCAACATGCAAGCGACCACCCAAACGCTAAAACCCAAAGATTATGGCTTACAGCATATCGGGCACATGAAATTTTTTAGCCGGCAAAACCAGCTACTTTGGCAGCAAACCCTGGATTGGTTACACCAACATGGGTAA
- a CDS encoding RluA family pseudouridine synthase, producing the protein MRQLPQALTPASIAQRNLEESQQPQSFFDDFAKSVTLYRDDDIWVIDKPHGLLSVDGKELKVSLQSRLLKADPNVKLIHRLDMDTSGIIIFARHSEAQTHISKQFIERIPSKEYQALVWGTPPQQGEIDVPVRYDPPQKPKHIVDMNWDKRAYTKYETLHHELREGKAVSRVALHPVTGRSHQLRVHMLHIGHVMLGDPIYAQDVLGGQAFDLSPRLCLHAHKLRLKHPNTGVWMEWESPVPF; encoded by the coding sequence ATGCGACAACTGCCCCAAGCGTTAACCCCAGCATCCATTGCACAGCGTAATCTTGAAGAAAGTCAGCAGCCGCAGTCATTCTTTGACGACTTCGCCAAATCTGTTACCTTGTATCGTGATGACGACATTTGGGTCATCGACAAACCGCACGGGCTGTTATCGGTGGATGGTAAAGAACTCAAAGTAAGCTTGCAATCGCGCCTGCTAAAAGCCGACCCCAACGTCAAACTTATTCACAGACTTGATATGGACACCTCAGGGATTATCATTTTTGCGCGCCATAGCGAGGCGCAAACCCATATCAGCAAACAATTTATCGAGCGTATTCCGAGCAAAGAATACCAAGCGCTGGTCTGGGGAACGCCGCCGCAGCAAGGCGAAATCGATGTGCCCGTGCGCTACGACCCACCACAAAAACCCAAGCATATCGTCGATATGAATTGGGATAAACGTGCCTATACGAAATATGAAACCTTGCATCACGAACTGCGTGAGGGTAAGGCAGTTAGCCGTGTCGCCTTGCATCCTGTCACAGGGCGCAGTCATCAACTACGCGTTCATATGCTGCATATCGGGCATGTGATGCTTGGCGACCCCATCTACGCGCAAGATGTATTGGGCGGTCAAGCGTTTGATTTATCGCCTAGGCTTTGCTTACATGCACACAAATTACGCTTAAAACATCCCAATACAGGTGTATGGATGGAATGGGAAAGCCCCGTGCCGTTTTAA
- a CDS encoding YeeE/YedE family protein, with protein MLLFSIADYSHPLVGGMLIGLSAVMLWWSIAKIAGISGIVASLWQPNSPDFAWQLAFFVGLLVSPWVFAMFCSLPTITVSSSPWLYVIAGLLVGVGTRMGSGCTSGHGICGNARFSPRSLVATIVFMSAGFVTVFIGRHLLSLI; from the coding sequence ATGTTGTTATTTTCTATTGCAGATTATAGTCATCCATTGGTGGGTGGCATGTTGATTGGGCTCTCTGCGGTTATGCTTTGGTGGAGTATTGCCAAGATTGCTGGCATCAGTGGCATTGTTGCCAGTCTCTGGCAGCCAAACTCACCCGATTTTGCTTGGCAATTGGCGTTTTTTGTGGGCTTGTTGGTATCGCCTTGGGTGTTTGCTATGTTCTGTAGCTTGCCAACCATCACGGTATCATCATCGCCTTGGCTGTATGTCATCGCAGGGTTATTGGTCGGTGTGGGCACGCGGATGGGCTCAGGATGTACCAGTGGTCATGGTATCTGTGGCAATGCGCGCTTTTCACCCCGTTCATTGGTGGCAACCATTGTCTTTATGTCCGCAGGGTTTGTGACGGTGTTTATCGGTCGTCATTTGTTGTCATTGATTTAA
- a CDS encoding TetR/AcrR family transcriptional regulator gives MPKPTFTPLPSPTGTSIESSLSDFGQQAHIMGNANTVVRRSLAIALLKFMESTPFADISVTELTQKAGVSRMGYYRNYDSKLALLKDYLAQIEDDFPFIDLTAASEGEFYASLRQVFDYLSKFELSTKILLNQGFEGLILDTLLNSKIFVEYRKKQALTCQATSAPNQDKSGEYNLVFASGMLYHTYIHWVRQGQTETPQQLASWLMASGFYRLFHPTDD, from the coding sequence GTGCCAAAGCCAACCTTCACACCGCTTCCATCGCCCACGGGTACGAGTATTGAGTCGAGCTTGAGTGATTTTGGACAGCAGGCGCATATCATGGGCAATGCCAATACCGTGGTCAGACGTTCGCTCGCCATAGCGCTGCTCAAATTCATGGAATCCACGCCATTTGCTGATATCAGCGTCACCGAGCTGACCCAAAAGGCGGGTGTGAGTCGCATGGGGTATTATCGCAATTACGATAGCAAACTTGCGTTACTCAAAGACTATTTGGCGCAGATTGAGGATGATTTTCCTTTTATCGACTTGACGGCGGCAAGCGAGGGCGAGTTTTATGCGTCTTTGCGACAAGTGTTTGATTATCTGAGCAAGTTTGAGTTGTCGACCAAGATTTTGCTCAACCAAGGCTTTGAAGGGCTGATTTTAGACACACTCCTTAATAGCAAAATTTTTGTCGAATACCGCAAAAAGCAGGCATTGACTTGCCAAGCTACGAGCGCGCCAAATCAGGATAAAAGCGGGGAGTACAATCTGGTATTTGCCTCAGGAATGCTGTATCACACCTATATTCATTGGGTGCGGCAAGGGCAAACAGAAACGCCACAGCAACTAGCAAGCTGGCTCATGGCGTCTGGGTTTTATCGGTTATTTCACCCTACTGATGACTAA